Proteins encoded together in one Leptospira semungkisensis window:
- a CDS encoding FmdB family zinc ribbon protein: MPTYDYRCKSCGQTFEYFQSMKDDPITTCILCGKSGEVDRLISNGGGIIFKGSGFYVTDNKSSSSKNSESSSGSSGNSSN, from the coding sequence GTGCCGACTTACGATTACAGATGCAAGTCTTGCGGACAGACTTTCGAATATTTCCAGTCCATGAAGGATGATCCGATCACAACCTGCATTCTCTGCGGAAAAAGCGGAGAGGTAGACCGTTTGATTTCTAACGGAGGAGGAATCATCTTCAAAGGTTCCGGATTCTATGTGACCGATAATAAATCTTCCTCTTCTAAAAATTCCGAATCCTCTTCCGGTTCTTCCGGAAACTCTTCCAACTAA
- a CDS encoding LpxI family protein has translation MGRLGILAGGGNLPQIGMREAIAAGEDPIFLSIAESDFKPGDYPDRVVPIRIAKIGGLLKACKTNKIDRLLLLGKVKKEIIFKSLNFDLKAIALLARMVNRHDYSIFKTVAEDFEKEGINIISQKTYLKSLLLPEGRYTKKSLDKKQLGDVEFGMEYAEKIAHLDIGQAVVVVDKSVLAVEAVEGTDQAIRRGGQFAKKRKAVVCKSSKPSQDDRFDLPTVGADTLKTMSESNCDILALREGETIVVNPAEFISLAEKLKIHILSIGRGNVSKINSSQKKLRKD, from the coding sequence TTGGGCCGCTTAGGGATACTGGCGGGAGGAGGAAACCTTCCCCAGATCGGAATGAGAGAAGCTATCGCTGCGGGCGAAGATCCGATCTTTCTTTCCATAGCCGAATCCGATTTCAAACCGGGGGATTACCCAGACCGAGTCGTGCCTATTCGCATCGCAAAGATAGGCGGCCTTTTGAAGGCTTGTAAGACGAATAAGATAGATCGTCTTCTTCTATTAGGAAAAGTTAAAAAAGAGATCATATTCAAGAGCTTAAACTTCGATCTAAAGGCGATCGCACTTCTTGCCCGAATGGTGAATCGGCATGACTATTCTATTTTCAAGACAGTGGCAGAAGATTTTGAGAAAGAAGGCATCAATATCATTTCCCAAAAAACTTATCTAAAATCGCTTCTACTTCCCGAGGGACGTTATACTAAAAAGTCCTTAGATAAGAAGCAATTGGGGGATGTCGAATTCGGAATGGAATACGCGGAGAAGATCGCCCACCTGGATATAGGACAGGCAGTCGTAGTCGTAGACAAATCCGTCTTAGCGGTAGAAGCGGTAGAAGGAACCGATCAGGCCATTCGAAGAGGTGGGCAATTCGCCAAGAAGAGAAAAGCGGTCGTATGCAAGAGCTCCAAACCCAGTCAGGACGATAGATTCGATCTTCCTACAGTTGGTGCTGACACACTAAAAACAATGAGCGAAAGCAACTGCGATATTCTCGCTCTCCGAGAAGGAGAGACCATTGTGGTCAATCCTGCGGAATTTATTAGCCTTGCAGAAAAATTGAAAATCCATATCTTGAGCATCGGCCGTGGCAACGTCTCGAAAATCAATTCTTCCCAAAAAAAGCTTCGCAAAGACTAA
- a CDS encoding LIC_12586 family protein: protein MSAGSGRRITEVSGKSGTEGNLGEDQPGSPTLIRFSFPIPKNPIIKTDRFSFEIPVPSRIYHFVSYWFLRIQAVTEKPSFRKISIAAIVLLLLLAAAKESAEWYFVRRILDLRGVKELTRGFINEELDRAVTLGVVEYEFPNHVFIEDLKISSDEDFASQRMIFKANKIELLLRGLWKGQPSVKAIRVRNAQLSIDMEDKISGEILSYIHKINIPEIRLEDTTVTVYKGGKVLLENVKGIDFDIRKEGTKINVQISDSLLPIPGFRYVKGRFVTDIGSKNMSLDILFKNAKAEAAGGLYSEFSPFYPRTGKISGQASLESDGTNLTVKGKTEFSGVSGIVLQELPLKEEAWEWKDVDLDHEWTRSSQVNSSHEDHKISVGEDKLTLVKTKNEKGLKTWDLSLSIQDLDDTRNYLPVSSDLDKFGGSLELIWKGSETGNYGDWLKSEAKVSLEDFRWKDPYLDFEIRKAELTWNQAGVLEASMQGKQFGLPWSAILKGKTGYRKGFKGDGSAYFPLQGEYNLDLNTDSILISNYLPLYRSIRQIVREDIHTRMEKLIPEIKFIRTPVYKYFMEYPSGMIKLSSKEVKWEKDLPSMGQLEANLKFAASQSRLEGKLSGPGEGKLISYFTYGSDNPYFNIDFETVNLPWGVPTFSFCGGDLIPQTLDTDATIRFNGNNFLDMHDRMYVTIEKVKLSNTAWKGKGEFPVPLHPNFEMGFDYWNPGTPPLRNVYWKSGNVNATANVYIESDSPKYSVNGTVYSASSESNQPLATSAFYLRFKETNKGCFKE, encoded by the coding sequence AACGTTAATTCGTTTTTCCTTTCCCATTCCTAAGAATCCGATTATCAAAACGGACCGGTTTTCCTTCGAAATTCCGGTCCCTTCTCGCATTTATCATTTCGTTTCCTATTGGTTTCTTCGTATCCAAGCGGTCACAGAGAAACCTTCCTTTAGAAAAATCTCAATTGCTGCGATCGTGCTTCTGCTTCTTCTTGCGGCAGCCAAAGAATCCGCCGAATGGTACTTCGTTCGTAGGATCTTAGACCTAAGAGGAGTGAAGGAATTAACCCGAGGATTCATCAATGAGGAGTTGGATCGCGCGGTGACTCTGGGAGTGGTCGAATACGAATTCCCGAACCACGTATTTATCGAAGACCTAAAGATTTCCAGCGATGAGGACTTTGCCTCTCAAAGAATGATCTTCAAAGCAAATAAGATCGAGTTGCTTCTTAGAGGACTTTGGAAGGGACAACCTTCTGTCAAAGCGATTCGTGTGCGTAATGCGCAATTGAGTATTGATATGGAAGATAAGATTTCCGGCGAAATCCTATCTTATATCCATAAGATCAATATTCCTGAGATACGTTTAGAAGATACTACTGTAACCGTTTATAAGGGCGGGAAGGTGCTTTTAGAAAACGTAAAAGGAATCGATTTCGATATTCGCAAGGAAGGCACTAAGATCAATGTGCAGATTTCCGATTCTCTTCTTCCTATTCCAGGATTCAGGTACGTAAAGGGAAGATTCGTTACAGATATAGGAAGCAAGAACATGAGCCTCGACATTCTATTCAAGAATGCGAAAGCGGAGGCGGCAGGAGGATTGTATTCCGAATTCTCTCCGTTTTATCCGAGGACAGGAAAGATCTCCGGCCAGGCAAGTTTAGAATCAGATGGAACAAATCTAACTGTAAAAGGTAAAACGGAATTCTCAGGAGTGAGTGGGATCGTCTTGCAAGAACTTCCTTTAAAGGAAGAAGCTTGGGAATGGAAGGATGTGGACTTGGATCATGAGTGGACTCGTTCTTCTCAAGTGAATTCTTCTCATGAGGATCATAAGATTTCCGTGGGAGAAGATAAGCTTACTCTTGTAAAAACAAAGAATGAGAAAGGACTGAAGACTTGGGATCTCTCTCTTTCTATCCAAGACTTGGATGATACCAGGAATTATTTGCCTGTTTCTTCGGATCTGGATAAATTCGGAGGCTCCTTGGAATTGATCTGGAAGGGGAGCGAGACGGGAAATTACGGAGATTGGTTGAAGTCGGAAGCTAAGGTTTCCTTAGAAGACTTTCGCTGGAAGGATCCATATTTGGATTTCGAGATCCGTAAGGCTGAACTGACTTGGAATCAAGCCGGAGTTTTAGAAGCTTCTATGCAAGGAAAGCAATTCGGTTTGCCTTGGTCTGCAATCTTAAAAGGAAAGACTGGATATAGAAAGGGATTTAAGGGAGATGGTAGCGCTTATTTTCCTCTGCAAGGAGAGTATAACTTAGATCTGAATACAGATTCGATCCTGATTTCTAATTATCTTCCCTTGTACCGTTCTATACGACAAATCGTAAGAGAAGACATTCATACTCGAATGGAGAAGCTTATCCCCGAGATCAAATTTATAAGAACTCCAGTTTACAAATATTTTATGGAGTATCCTTCCGGAATGATCAAGCTTTCTTCTAAAGAAGTAAAATGGGAAAAGGACCTGCCTAGCATGGGTCAGTTGGAAGCTAATTTGAAATTTGCGGCTTCTCAATCTCGCTTGGAAGGAAAACTTTCCGGTCCAGGAGAAGGGAAGTTGATCTCGTATTTTACGTACGGATCTGACAATCCATACTTCAATATAGATTTTGAAACCGTGAATCTACCTTGGGGAGTTCCTACATTTTCCTTCTGCGGTGGTGATCTGATTCCTCAAACTTTGGATACAGATGCTACCATTCGATTCAACGGGAATAATTTCTTAGACATGCATGATAGAATGTATGTCACCATAGAAAAAGTAAAACTGTCGAATACTGCTTGGAAAGGAAAAGGTGAATTCCCAGTTCCTTTACATCCCAACTTCGAGATGGGATTCGATTATTGGAATCCTGGGACTCCTCCTCTCAGAAACGTTTATTGGAAATCCGGAAATGTGAATGCGACTGCGAATGTGTATATCGAATCAGATTCGCCTAAGTATTCTGTGAATGGAACCGTATACTCGGCTTCTTCTGAATCTAATCAGCCTTTGGCAACTTCTGCTTTCTATCTTCGTTTTAAAGAAACGAATAAAGGCTGCTTTAAAGAATAA
- the lpxB gene encoding lipid-A-disaccharide synthase — protein MATSRKSILPKKSFAKTKKPSEKQRIPDPSVSSSPVFLMLAGEHSGDLLGAELLKELKKHDPDFGFFGIGGPRMLEEGFESIENMEELSVIGFTAVLFKYKFLKALMERLVEEAIARSCTHAILIDYPGFNLRLAARLKALGIKVIFYVSPQLWAWNFSRIHKIKECVDLMLVLFPFEKKLYDDYGIRSVFVGHPIAQRIKEKLRKEHPIQLEEKPGNWQTITLMPGSRSGEIHRTLDTLLEAAALIHQEMEAEKKHVRFLIPNINVKEEEFIQSKIQAIQALHSEIHIEYLFDRSLRAIEISDLVLVTSGTATLEVVYFEKPMVILYKVSMLTYFISALLIRTPFIGLVNILSGRETVKELIQAECTPEEAKEESLAILKSKKYRNQMIDEIKLVKESLGEEHSSRNASKAILHFLKEKPAQVD, from the coding sequence GTGGCAACGTCTCGAAAATCAATTCTTCCCAAAAAAAGCTTCGCAAAGACTAAGAAGCCTTCCGAGAAACAAAGGATCCCAGATCCTTCTGTGTCCTCTTCTCCTGTTTTTCTCATGTTGGCAGGAGAACATTCCGGAGATCTACTCGGTGCCGAATTATTAAAAGAATTAAAAAAACATGATCCTGATTTCGGATTCTTCGGAATAGGCGGCCCGAGAATGCTCGAAGAGGGATTCGAATCCATAGAGAATATGGAAGAACTCTCCGTAATCGGGTTCACTGCAGTTCTATTCAAATACAAATTTCTAAAAGCACTTATGGAAAGACTGGTCGAAGAAGCGATCGCTCGCTCCTGCACTCATGCCATACTGATCGATTATCCTGGTTTTAATTTAAGATTGGCCGCAAGGCTAAAGGCGTTGGGGATCAAAGTGATCTTCTACGTTTCTCCTCAGCTTTGGGCATGGAATTTTAGCCGAATCCATAAGATCAAAGAATGCGTGGACTTAATGCTCGTCCTATTTCCTTTCGAAAAGAAGTTATACGACGATTATGGGATAAGATCCGTTTTTGTAGGACATCCTATTGCCCAGCGTATTAAGGAAAAATTAAGAAAGGAACATCCGATTCAATTGGAAGAAAAGCCTGGGAATTGGCAGACGATCACGCTCATGCCAGGTTCTCGCTCCGGTGAGATCCATAGAACCTTGGACACTCTATTAGAAGCTGCGGCATTGATCCACCAAGAGATGGAAGCAGAGAAGAAGCATGTTCGCTTTCTTATTCCGAATATCAACGTTAAAGAAGAAGAATTTATTCAATCCAAGATCCAGGCAATCCAAGCTCTTCACTCAGAAATCCATATAGAATATCTATTCGATCGTTCTCTCAGAGCGATAGAGATCTCAGACTTAGTGCTTGTGACTTCCGGAACTGCGACCTTAGAAGTGGTTTATTTCGAAAAACCAATGGTGATTCTCTACAAGGTGAGCATGCTCACGTACTTCATCTCTGCCCTACTTATCAGAACTCCTTTCATCGGTCTTGTGAATATACTGAGCGGAAGGGAAACAGTTAAAGAACTCATCCAAGCGGAATGCACTCCAGAAGAAGCAAAGGAAGAATCTCTGGCCATTTTGAAGAGCAAGAAATATAGAAACCAGATGATAGACGAGATCAAACTCGTAAAAGAATCCTTGGGAGAAGAACACAGTTCCAGAAATGCTTCCAAGGCAATCCTACATTTCCTAAAAGAAAAGCCAGCGCAAGTCGATTGA